One genomic window of Lytechinus variegatus isolate NC3 chromosome 1, Lvar_3.0, whole genome shotgun sequence includes the following:
- the LOC121406556 gene encoding shiftless antiviral inhibitor of ribosomal frameshifting protein homolog, translating into MAENGQRTHRIGRERIKYLTDGQPDQNKIRSICRAISTECNYTRVDFNVRDNGTTEFFVRGADDKMELALRLIHLRLKGRDGEQPPPEVVPLTVENIRRHNKNLTERRQFVCGACRKIWFRKVFSCKPVSRCAKCHVRYDPIPRGSEFGHGFYRCRDCGNEFTGRATAGVPAPCFVCGRMCMPLRIGPKPERDLPRGGGRHACEMCDNGRIQPCPSFNQFPVVSQRHESTGSTVSTFLTQTSDISIDLEND; encoded by the exons ATGGCCGAGAATGGTCAACGG ACACATCGCATCGGTAGAGAGCGGATCAAATACCTGACAGATGGCCAG CCGGATCAGAACAAGATACGGTCGATATGTCGGGCAATCTCGACAGAATGTAACTACACAAGGGTAGACTTCAATGTCCGTGATAACGGAACGACCGAGTTCTTTGTCAGGGGAGCCGACGATAAGATGGAGCTAGCTCTTAGGTTAATACATCTTAGGCTTAAAGGAAGA GATGGCGAACAGCCCCCTCCCGAGGTAGTCCCATTAACTGTAGAGAATATCAGGAGACACAACAAGAATCTAACAGAAAGAAGGCAGTTCGTATGTGGGGCTTGCCGGAAGATTTGGTTTCGAAAAGTGTTCAGCTGCAAACCTGTTTCACG GTGTGCTAAATGTCATGTCCGTTATGATCCTATTCCTCGTGGTAGTGAATTTGGACATGGTTTCTACAGGTGTAGAGATTGTGGAAATGAATTTACAGGGCGGGCTACTGCAGGAGTTCCAGCACCTTGCTTCGTTTGTGGAAGAATG TGTATGCCCTTGAGAATCGGACCGAAGCCCGAGAGGGATCTACCGCGGGGTGGTGGTCGTCATGCATGTGAGATGTGTGATAACGGTAGGATCCAACCGTGTCCATCTTTTAATCAATTCCCTGTCGTGAGTCAGCGCCATGAAAGCACCGGGTCAACAGTATCTACCTTTCTCACACAAACCTCAGACATTTCCATCGATCTCGAAAATGACTAG